One Streptococcus gallolyticus subsp. gallolyticus DSM 16831 DNA window includes the following coding sequences:
- a CDS encoding PTS cellobiose transporter subunit IIA has product MTEEELQLAAFEIILHSGNARTSVHEAFAAMKEGKYDEAKEKLDAADAELLEAHHAQTDLLQKYASGTEVKIEIIMVHAQDHLMTTMTLKEVAVEMITLYQRLDEK; this is encoded by the coding sequence ATGACTGAAGAAGAATTGCAACTTGCTGCTTTTGAAATTATCTTGCACAGCGGTAACGCCCGCACTTCTGTTCACGAAGCATTTGCTGCAATGAAAGAAGGCAAATATGACGAAGCAAAAGAAAAACTAGATGCTGCTGATGCAGAACTTTTGGAGGCACATCATGCTCAAACTGATTTGTTACAGAAATATGCAAGCGGTACCGAAGTTAAAATCGAGATTATTATGGTTCACGCACAAGATCATTTGATGACTACAATGACTTTGAAAGAAGTTGCGGTGGAAATGATCACATTGTACCAACGACTCGACGAAAAATAA
- a CDS encoding glycoside hydrolase family 1 protein, with product MATYTFPENFWWGAATSGPQSEGRFNKKHANMFDYWYEIEPEVFYDQVGPDTASNFYNSYKEDIALMKKVGLNSVRTSIQWTRLIDDLETNTVNQDAVDFYNNVIDCFIENGIRPIMNLHHFDLPVELYHKYGGWESRHVVDLYVGFAEQAFKAFGDRVKDWTTHNEPMVVVDGEYLYQFHYPKLVDGKKAVQVAYNLNIASAKAIAKFRELGLDKDGGRIGTVLNLTPTYAASDSEDDQAAAHFAELWNNKMFLEPAINGHFPEELEAVLEKDGVIWQTEPEDAEIFKNNTVDFLGVNFYHPNRVKAPDIAPNSVGAWLPSRYYDEYNMPGRRMNIDKGWEIYPEAIYDIAINIRDNYKNIPWFVSENGMGVSREERFMDESGQVQDDYRIDFIKEHLACLHRGIEEGSNCFGYHLWTPIDCWSWMNAYRNRYGFISNNIHTQIKTIKKSGEWFKQVTVDNGFEE from the coding sequence ATGGCAACTTACACATTCCCAGAGAACTTTTGGTGGGGTGCTGCTACATCAGGTCCTCAAAGTGAAGGGCGTTTCAATAAGAAACATGCTAATATGTTTGACTATTGGTATGAAATTGAACCTGAAGTCTTTTACGATCAAGTAGGTCCTGACACAGCCTCAAACTTCTATAACAGTTATAAAGAAGATATTGCATTGATGAAAAAAGTAGGACTCAATAGTGTTCGTACTTCTATTCAATGGACACGTCTTATTGATGACCTTGAAACAAATACTGTTAATCAAGATGCAGTAGATTTCTATAATAACGTTATTGATTGCTTCATCGAAAATGGTATTCGTCCAATCATGAACCTTCACCATTTCGATTTACCTGTTGAACTTTATCATAAATATGGTGGTTGGGAATCACGCCATGTTGTTGATCTTTACGTTGGATTTGCTGAACAAGCTTTCAAAGCATTCGGTGACCGTGTTAAAGATTGGACAACACACAATGAACCAATGGTTGTTGTTGACGGTGAATACCTTTACCAATTCCACTATCCAAAATTAGTCGATGGTAAGAAAGCGGTTCAAGTTGCATATAACTTGAATATTGCTTCAGCAAAAGCTATCGCTAAATTCCGAGAACTTGGTTTAGACAAAGATGGTGGTCGCATTGGTACCGTATTGAACTTAACACCAACTTACGCTGCTTCTGATTCTGAAGATGACCAAGCTGCAGCACACTTTGCTGAACTTTGGAACAACAAAATGTTCCTTGAACCAGCTATCAACGGACACTTCCCAGAAGAACTTGAAGCTGTTTTAGAAAAAGATGGTGTTATCTGGCAAACAGAACCTGAAGATGCTGAAATCTTCAAAAACAACACTGTTGATTTCTTGGGTGTTAACTTCTACCATCCAAATCGTGTGAAAGCTCCAGACATCGCACCTAACTCTGTTGGTGCTTGGTTGCCAAGTCGTTACTACGACGAGTACAATATGCCTGGTCGTCGCATGAATATTGATAAAGGTTGGGAAATCTACCCAGAAGCTATTTACGATATTGCTATCAACATTCGCGACAACTACAAAAACATCCCTTGGTTTGTTTCTGAAAATGGTATGGGTGTTTCTCGTGAAGAACGCTTCATGGATGAAAGCGGACAAGTTCAAGATGATTATCGTATTGACTTCATCAAAGAACACCTCGCTTGTCTCCACCGAGGAATCGAAGAAGGTTCAAACTGTTTCGGTTATCACCTCTGGACACCAATCGATTGCTGGTCTTGGATGAACGCTTACCGTAACCGTTATGGATTCATCTCAAACAATATTCACACACAAATTAAAACCATTAAAAAATCTGGCGAATGGTTTAAACAAGTTACTGTTGATAATGGATTTGAAGAATAA
- the celB gene encoding PTS cellobiose transporter subunit IIC encodes MNKFLDAISDKLLPLANKLGSNRYLSILRDAFMLAFPLTMFGSIVVVICNLPFLSDDLKSLLYDIMGSGQSATMSIMTVFVTFGIGYYLSKSYDVEGIFGGAISFASFLILTPFFTTTDSGEEVSSVLSLDRLGAKGMFLGMIVAFLAAEIYSRASKKGWQIKMPDSVPPAVAKSFAALIPAILTLSVFTAINAIVTVGFNTNLHDVIYNVIQVPLVGLGSSIWATLIAIFFIQFLWFFGLHGQILVNSVMDPVWNTLMFENLEAYKAGEHLPHIITKPFMETFTVGLGGSGMTLAVVIIMAFFLKKQQYRDVGRLALGAGIFNVNEPVIFGLPIVLNATILIPWVIAPIIVTALNYFVMAIGLVPAPTGVSVPWTVPVFFSGMIATNSLAGGLLQIVDCLIVGFIWYPFLRMLDKQPDSAL; translated from the coding sequence ATGAACAAGTTTCTAGATGCTATCAGTGACAAACTTTTGCCTTTGGCAAATAAGTTAGGTTCTAACCGTTACCTATCTATTTTACGAGACGCTTTCATGTTAGCGTTTCCATTGACTATGTTTGGGTCAATTGTCGTGGTTATTTGTAACCTTCCTTTTTTAAGCGATGATTTGAAATCGCTTTTATACGACATTATGGGTAGTGGTCAAAGTGCCACAATGTCTATCATGACAGTGTTTGTAACCTTTGGTATTGGTTATTACCTATCAAAATCTTATGACGTTGAAGGAATCTTCGGTGGGGCTATCTCATTTGCAAGTTTCCTTATCTTAACACCATTCTTCACAACTACCGACAGTGGTGAAGAAGTTTCAAGTGTTTTAAGTCTTGATCGTCTTGGTGCCAAAGGAATGTTCCTTGGTATGATTGTTGCTTTCCTTGCAGCAGAAATTTATAGCCGCGCAAGCAAAAAAGGTTGGCAAATTAAAATGCCAGATAGTGTTCCACCTGCAGTTGCTAAATCATTCGCAGCGCTTATCCCAGCTATCTTGACATTGTCAGTCTTCACAGCTATCAATGCTATTGTAACAGTTGGTTTCAATACAAACCTTCACGACGTTATCTACAATGTTATCCAAGTTCCACTTGTTGGTTTGGGAAGTAGTATTTGGGCAACATTGATTGCAATTTTCTTCATCCAATTCCTATGGTTCTTCGGACTTCACGGACAAATCCTTGTTAACTCAGTTATGGACCCAGTTTGGAACACTTTGATGTTTGAAAACTTGGAAGCTTACAAAGCTGGTGAACACCTTCCACACATCATTACTAAACCATTCATGGAAACATTTACTGTTGGTCTAGGTGGTTCAGGTATGACTTTGGCAGTTGTTATCATCATGGCATTCTTCTTGAAGAAACAACAATATCGTGATGTTGGTCGTTTGGCATTAGGTGCTGGTATCTTCAACGTTAACGAACCTGTTATCTTTGGTTTGCCAATCGTGTTGAACGCTACAATTCTTATTCCTTGGGTTATTGCCCCAATCATCGTTACAGCTCTTAATTATTTCGTAATGGCAATTGGTCTTGTACCTGCTCCAACAGGTGTATCAGTGCCTTGGACTGTACCAGTATTCTTTAGCGGTATGATTGCAACAAACTCACTTGCAGGTGGACTTCTCCAAATCGTTGACTGTCTCATCGTCGGATTCATTTGGTATCCATTCTTGCGTATGCTAGACAAACAACCTGATTCTGCGTTATAA
- a CDS encoding GntR family transcriptional regulator: MSKYEEIAGIIRTRISDGTYPIDSMLPIQSDLAKEFGVSRMTIKKAIEMLTIEGLVLSKQGNGTKVLNSSFWDKEDSKFRLNNYNGLSYDMKDDPRKLTSKIIEFNVEFPDAKIAERLQVDSATPVYKIIRLRLLDGKPYALEHTHMSCDLAPGLDDDILLTSVYDYLWHQLGLKFAGSYRHITAEKPDHYDKDYLACKDDDPILQVEQVVYLENGRPIEYSRSRNRFDTRGYSLLDVKNI; this comes from the coding sequence ATGTCAAAATATGAAGAGATTGCAGGTATTATTCGAACGAGGATTTCAGACGGCACTTACCCTATTGATTCAATGTTACCGATTCAATCGGACTTAGCAAAAGAATTTGGGGTAAGCCGTATGACAATCAAAAAGGCTATTGAGATGTTAACCATCGAAGGTTTGGTTCTTTCAAAACAAGGAAATGGAACAAAGGTTTTAAATTCTTCGTTTTGGGATAAAGAGGACTCAAAATTCCGTTTGAACAACTACAATGGGTTGAGCTATGATATGAAAGATGACCCTCGGAAATTGACGAGTAAAATCATTGAATTTAATGTCGAATTTCCAGATGCTAAAATAGCAGAGCGGCTTCAAGTTGATTCAGCGACACCTGTTTACAAAATTATCCGACTTCGTTTATTAGACGGTAAACCTTATGCTTTGGAGCATACTCATATGTCTTGCGATTTAGCACCTGGTTTGGATGATGACATCTTATTAACATCTGTTTATGATTACCTTTGGCATCAACTCGGTCTCAAATTTGCAGGTTCCTACCGACATATCACGGCTGAAAAGCCAGATCATTATGACAAAGATTATTTAGCCTGCAAAGATGATGATCCCATTTTGCAAGTCGAACAAGTTGTTTACTTGGAAAATGGAAGACCGATTGAATACTCTCGTAGTAGAAATCGTTTCGATACTAGAGGTTATTCATTATTGGATGTTAAGAACATTTAA
- the manA gene encoding mannose-6-phosphate isomerase, class I, which produces MAEPLFLKSQMHDKIWGGTKLRDEFGYDIPTETTGEYWAISAHPNGVSIVDNGTYKGEGLDKLYREHKELFGNPKSEVFPLLTKILDANDWLSVQVHPDDAYALEHEGELGKTECWYVIAADEDSEIIYGHNAKSKEELRQLIEAGKWDDLLTKIPVKAGDFFYVPSGTMHAIGKGILILETQQSSDTTYRVYDFDRRDAQGNLRDLHIEQSIDVLTIGEPANSTPVTVDVDNLSSSLLVSNEFFAVYKWVVSGVVNLTQTAPYLLVSVLSGQGSLKVDNRVYNIKKGDHFILPNDVKSWEFDGELEIIASHANEK; this is translated from the coding sequence ATGGCAGAACCATTATTTCTAAAGTCACAAATGCATGATAAAATCTGGGGTGGAACTAAACTTCGTGATGAATTTGGTTATGACATTCCAACAGAAACAACTGGTGAATACTGGGCAATTTCAGCTCATCCAAATGGTGTTTCAATCGTAGATAATGGTACTTATAAAGGTGAAGGTCTAGATAAACTTTATCGTGAACACAAAGAACTTTTTGGCAATCCAAAATCTGAAGTCTTTCCATTATTGACAAAAATTCTTGATGCCAACGATTGGCTTAGTGTACAAGTTCACCCAGATGATGCTTACGCTCTTGAACATGAAGGCGAACTTGGTAAAACTGAGTGCTGGTATGTTATTGCTGCAGATGAAGATTCTGAAATTATTTACGGACACAATGCCAAATCAAAAGAAGAGCTTCGTCAATTGATTGAAGCTGGGAAATGGGATGATTTGTTAACAAAAATCCCTGTTAAAGCTGGTGATTTCTTCTACGTACCAAGTGGTACAATGCACGCTATCGGTAAAGGGATCTTAATTTTAGAAACACAACAATCAAGTGATACAACTTACCGTGTTTATGATTTTGACCGCCGTGATGCACAAGGTAATCTTCGTGATTTGCACATTGAGCAATCAATTGATGTTTTAACAATTGGTGAACCTGCTAACAGTACACCTGTAACGGTTGATGTTGACAACTTGAGTTCAAGCCTTTTGGTTTCAAATGAATTCTTTGCTGTTTATAAATGGGTGGTATCTGGTGTCGTTAACCTTACACAAACAGCACCATACTTGTTGGTAAGTGTTCTTTCAGGTCAAGGTAGCTTGAAAGTTGACAACCGTGTTTATAACATCAAAAAAGGTGACCACTTTATCCTTCCTAATGACGTTAAGTCATGGGAATTTGATGGTGAGCTAGAAATCATTGCTAGTCACGCAAACGAAAAATAA
- the panD gene encoding aspartate 1-decarboxylase, with product MLKSKIHRAVVTGAEVDYVGSITVDPELFEAAGMVEYEKVQIADVETGSRLETYIIAGEPGKGEICLNGAAAKLVNVGDHVIIMSYASLTPEEAKTQKPLVVFVNEKNQLTRLTHYEKSGRLYDQEAEK from the coding sequence ATGTTAAAATCAAAAATCCACCGTGCTGTTGTCACAGGTGCCGAAGTCGATTACGTTGGCAGTATCACCGTTGACCCAGAACTTTTCGAAGCAGCTGGCATGGTTGAATACGAAAAAGTTCAAATTGCAGACGTGGAAACAGGCAGCCGACTAGAAACATACATCATTGCTGGCGAACCTGGAAAAGGAGAAATTTGCCTCAACGGCGCTGCCGCTAAGCTCGTCAACGTTGGTGACCACGTCATCATCATGTCTTATGCTAGCCTCACACCAGAAGAAGCCAAAACGCAAAAACCACTTGTCGTCTTTGTTAATGAAAAAAATCAACTCACACGCTTAACACATTACGAAAAATCAGGTCGCTTATACGACCAAGAAGCTGAAAAATAA
- the panC gene encoding pantoate--beta-alanine ligase has protein sequence MKIVHTVEDVRKAVQAWKADGKSIGLVPTMGYLHEGHKSLIDKAVAENDHVVVSVFVNPIQFAPTEDLESYPRDLEQDARLCEAAGASLIFNPEPSDMYSPTFSSFIDMSTLTQGLCGKTRPIHFRGVCTVVGKLFNIVEPNRAYFGQKDAQQLAVIKHMVDDLNFNLEIIGCPIVREADGLAKSSRNTYLSAEERQAALVLSKSLVLAEKMIQDGETDTDKLKQAMTDFIEKEPLAKIDYVEFVDWKTLEPVSQIDRPVLNAIAVYIGKTRLIDNHIYE, from the coding sequence ATGAAAATCGTTCATACCGTTGAAGATGTCCGCAAAGCTGTGCAAGCTTGGAAAGCAGACGGAAAAAGCATTGGACTTGTTCCAACCATGGGTTACCTACACGAAGGGCATAAGAGTCTGATTGACAAAGCCGTTGCCGAAAACGACCACGTCGTCGTCAGCGTTTTTGTGAATCCAATTCAATTCGCACCAACAGAAGATTTAGAAAGCTACCCACGAGATTTAGAACAAGACGCCAGACTTTGCGAAGCTGCTGGTGCTAGCCTTATCTTCAATCCAGAGCCTAGTGACATGTACTCTCCAACTTTTTCAAGTTTCATTGACATGTCAACTCTAACACAAGGGCTTTGTGGCAAGACACGTCCTATTCATTTCCGAGGTGTCTGCACCGTTGTCGGAAAACTGTTCAACATTGTCGAACCAAACAGAGCTTATTTTGGGCAAAAAGATGCGCAGCAACTCGCTGTTATCAAGCACATGGTTGACGATTTGAATTTCAACCTTGAAATCATTGGTTGCCCAATTGTCCGCGAAGCAGACGGTCTAGCTAAAAGTTCACGTAACACTTACCTCTCAGCAGAGGAACGTCAAGCTGCCCTTGTTCTTTCAAAAAGTCTAGTCCTTGCTGAAAAAATGATTCAAGACGGTGAAACAGACACAGATAAATTAAAACAAGCCATGACTGATTTCATCGAAAAAGAACCCCTTGCTAAAATCGATTATGTCGAATTTGTTGACTGGAAAACACTTGAACCTGTCAGCCAAATTGACCGACCAGTTCTCAACGCTATCGCTGTTTACATTGGCAAAACACGCTTAATTGACAATCATATTTACGAATAA
- the panB gene encoding 3-methyl-2-oxobutanoate hydroxymethyltransferase, producing the protein MKNTVLSFQRAKKDGKKLTMLTAYDYSTAKLIDSTGINSILVGDSLGNVVLGYDDTVSVTLDDMIHHGKAVCRGAKNALVIVDMPFMSYQISVEQALENAGRLMKETHCQAVKLEGGKSVCPQIKAMVEAGIPVCAHLGLTPQHINAFGGFKVQGKTEAAAKQLIEDAKAVQEAGAFAVVLEAIPAELAQLITKQLDIPTIGIGAGNQTDGQVLVYADLLGLFSDFTPKFVKRYANIGELISGAVKNYIDDVATQKFPTPENEYHIDDTIIEKLY; encoded by the coding sequence ATGAAAAATACCGTATTGAGCTTTCAAAGAGCCAAAAAAGACGGTAAAAAATTAACCATGTTAACCGCCTATGATTACTCAACTGCAAAATTAATCGACAGTACTGGTATCAACAGCATTCTCGTTGGTGATTCACTTGGAAATGTTGTTTTAGGATACGACGACACGGTTTCAGTAACACTAGATGATATGATTCATCACGGAAAAGCCGTTTGTCGTGGGGCAAAAAATGCACTCGTCATCGTTGATATGCCTTTTATGTCCTATCAGATTTCTGTCGAACAAGCCCTAGAAAACGCAGGACGTTTGATGAAAGAAACGCATTGTCAAGCCGTTAAATTAGAGGGTGGCAAAAGCGTTTGCCCACAAATCAAGGCTATGGTTGAGGCTGGTATTCCTGTCTGTGCGCACCTTGGCTTAACACCACAACACATCAACGCTTTCGGAGGTTTCAAAGTTCAAGGGAAAACCGAAGCTGCTGCCAAACAACTCATTGAAGATGCCAAAGCCGTCCAAGAAGCTGGCGCATTCGCTGTTGTACTCGAAGCCATTCCAGCCGAGCTCGCTCAATTAATTACCAAGCAACTGGACATTCCTACTATCGGAATCGGTGCTGGTAACCAAACTGATGGGCAAGTGCTAGTCTATGCTGACTTGTTAGGATTGTTCTCTGATTTCACACCTAAATTTGTCAAACGCTACGCTAACATTGGTGAACTCATCTCTGGCGCTGTTAAGAATTATATTGACGACGTCGCAACGCAGAAATTTCCAACACCAGAAAATGAATATCACATTGATGACACTATCATCGAAAAACTCTATTAA
- a CDS encoding RICIN domain-containing protein, with translation MKKALVGSLATLTVVAGLASAQGVKADEIVSGQTYKITAKHSGKALDVASKATYAGANVQQWSYNGGTNQQWKVVDTGDGYYKLVSVNSGKVLDVASAATYNGANVQQWDDTNGTCQRWKIVDTGDGSYKLISAVSGKALDVAANSSDDGANVQQWDDNGGWNQKWEFTKVSDSGNTGGDTGGDTTTPVSTSGFYTNGTTLYDAKGNPFVMRGINHAYSWYQGYEDTAIPAIAKTGANCVRLVITDGQQYSKTSLSELQKLIQLCKDNKLIAIVEVHDATGSDNIQDLEKAADYWIEMKSALIGNEANVILNIANEWGGAWDSSNWAAGYQQVIPKLRNAGIKNTLMVDCAGWGQYPQSIAEAGQSVVQADSQHNIMFSIHMYEYAGAYGAVQSNIDSALNVGVPLCIGEFGIRHTNGDVDYKTIMSYSQSKGVGYLGWSWKGNGDTWAYLDIAQDWSGSQLTEQGNAIIYDQNGIKNTSKRCTIFD, from the coding sequence ATGAAAAAAGCATTAGTTGGATCTTTAGCGACCCTAACTGTCGTTGCCGGTCTCGCATCAGCTCAAGGGGTAAAAGCTGACGAAATCGTTTCAGGACAGACTTACAAAATCACTGCAAAACATAGTGGTAAAGCTCTTGACGTTGCATCAAAAGCAACTTACGCAGGAGCTAACGTGCAACAATGGTCTTATAACGGCGGCACTAACCAACAATGGAAAGTTGTTGATACAGGAGACGGATACTACAAATTAGTATCAGTAAACAGTGGTAAAGTGCTAGACGTAGCAAGTGCAGCAACTTACAATGGTGCTAACGTACAACAATGGGACGATACTAACGGAACATGCCAACGCTGGAAAATCGTAGATACTGGTGACGGTTCTTACAAACTAATCTCTGCTGTCAGCGGTAAAGCTCTTGACGTTGCAGCAAACTCTAGCGATGACGGTGCTAACGTACAACAATGGGATGACAACGGTGGTTGGAACCAAAAATGGGAATTCACAAAAGTAAGTGACAGTGGAAACACTGGTGGTGATACTGGTGGCGACACTACTACTCCAGTTTCAACTAGTGGTTTCTACACAAACGGTACTACACTTTATGATGCAAAAGGTAATCCATTTGTGATGCGCGGTATCAACCACGCTTACTCTTGGTACCAAGGTTATGAAGATACTGCTATTCCTGCCATTGCAAAAACTGGCGCTAACTGTGTTCGCTTAGTTATCACAGATGGTCAACAATACAGTAAAACTTCACTCTCTGAACTTCAAAAACTTATTCAACTTTGTAAAGATAACAAATTAATTGCTATCGTTGAAGTACATGACGCTACTGGTTCAGATAACATTCAAGACTTAGAAAAAGCTGCTGATTACTGGATTGAAATGAAGAGTGCTTTGATTGGAAACGAAGCAAACGTCATCCTTAACATCGCTAACGAATGGGGCGGTGCTTGGGACAGTTCAAACTGGGCAGCAGGTTACCAACAAGTTATTCCAAAACTTCGTAATGCTGGTATCAAAAATACACTTATGGTCGATTGTGCTGGTTGGGGACAATACCCACAATCTATCGCAGAAGCAGGTCAAAGTGTCGTTCAAGCTGATTCACAACACAACATCATGTTCTCTATTCACATGTACGAATATGCTGGTGCATACGGCGCAGTTCAATCAAACATTGACTCAGCACTTAACGTAGGTGTACCACTTTGTATCGGTGAATTCGGTATCCGACACACTAACGGCGATGTAGATTACAAGACAATCATGAGCTACTCTCAATCTAAGGGAGTTGGTTACCTCGGTTGGTCTTGGAAAGGTAACGGCGACACTTGGGCTTACCTCGATATCGCACAAGATTGGAGCGGTTCACAATTAACTGAACAAGGTAACGCTATTATCTATGACCAAAATGGTATCAAGAACACATCTAAACGTTGTACAATTTTTGACTAA
- a CDS encoding ABC transporter substrate-binding protein has product MKKGLLTIGMTALAAVTLVGCSSGSSDSDVETITFINHKTDWETNGKWDEYIAKFNEKYPDIKVEVQTITDYAGQMKTRMNSKEYGDVLMIPGDISPKDYENFFEPLGDTEELSEKYLGLNDRSYEGVQYGIPSQMNATGLVVNKKVFEDAGITEFPKTTEDFIAALKKIKENDSSIVPLYTNYAAGWTLSNWDFTRTGVSGDADFTNEMTSDTSPFDEGDTMYTIYNTLYTVAKEGLIESDPTTSDWEQSKVDLANGKVAVMVLGSWAVPQVQEANEDNADNITFEAFPVTASDGKQYMPIGGDYNYGINVNSKHKKAARKFIDWMVNESDYAVDNGGIPTVKGAEYPKALQDSQDAGVELIEENPAPEGKESLFSDINNESELGIGSTDTEKQRIIDAAVGNSKESFDDIMKDFNTRWANAIKAVSDN; this is encoded by the coding sequence ATGAAAAAAGGTTTGCTTACAATTGGGATGACTGCATTAGCAGCCGTGACATTAGTTGGTTGTTCAAGCGGAAGCAGTGATAGCGATGTTGAAACAATTACATTCATCAACCATAAGACCGATTGGGAAACTAACGGTAAATGGGATGAGTACATTGCAAAATTTAACGAGAAATATCCTGATATTAAAGTTGAAGTACAAACCATTACTGATTATGCAGGTCAAATGAAAACTCGTATGAACAGTAAAGAGTACGGCGACGTTTTAATGATTCCTGGTGATATTAGCCCGAAAGATTATGAGAACTTCTTTGAACCACTTGGTGATACAGAGGAATTATCAGAAAAATACTTAGGACTTAATGACCGTTCATATGAAGGTGTTCAATACGGTATTCCGAGCCAAATGAATGCGACTGGTTTGGTTGTTAATAAGAAAGTCTTTGAAGATGCAGGTATTACAGAATTCCCTAAGACAACAGAGGATTTCATTGCTGCACTTAAGAAAATAAAAGAAAATGATAGTAGCATTGTCCCACTTTACACAAACTACGCTGCTGGTTGGACATTGTCTAACTGGGACTTCACACGTACAGGTGTGTCAGGTGATGCTGATTTCACTAATGAAATGACTTCAGATACATCACCATTTGATGAAGGTGACACAATGTACACTATCTACAATACGCTTTACACAGTAGCTAAAGAAGGGTTGATTGAATCTGACCCTACAACAAGTGATTGGGAACAATCAAAAGTTGACTTAGCAAATGGTAAAGTAGCTGTTATGGTACTTGGAAGCTGGGCAGTTCCACAAGTTCAAGAAGCCAATGAAGATAATGCGGACAACATTACGTTTGAAGCATTCCCAGTAACAGCATCTGATGGCAAACAATATATGCCAATCGGTGGTGACTACAACTACGGTATTAACGTTAACAGTAAACACAAAAAAGCAGCCCGCAAATTCATCGACTGGATGGTTAATGAATCTGACTACGCTGTTGACAATGGTGGTATTCCAACTGTGAAAGGTGCAGAATATCCAAAAGCACTTCAAGATAGTCAAGATGCGGGTGTTGAATTGATTGAAGAAAATCCAGCTCCAGAAGGTAAAGAATCACTCTTTAGCGACATTAACAATGAATCTGAATTAGGTATCGGTTCTACTGATACTGAAAAACAACGTATCATTGACGCTGCTGTTGGAAATTCAAAAGAATCATTTGATGACATTATGAAAGACTTTAACACACGATGGGCTAACGCCATCAAGGCAGTTTCAGATAACTAA
- a CDS encoding carbohydrate ABC transporter permease, translating to MTKSKLSKEWEKRILVFSFTIIPVLLLLVFSYYPLIKMIQYSLTDWNGYSQDPNFVGLDNYKTVLTNPNYFSVFKTSLYYFIATFFQLGIALLFATILSFKVKFANFWKGILFFPYLLNGVAIGFIFLYFYKGGGTLDTVLKAVGLGDQIRLWLGDRSINNISLAFTSVWRYTGFNFLVFLGAIQSINPEVYEAAEIDGANRWDQFRYIIIPSIRNIVFLNIILGVSGSLSVFDIPYIMTGGSNETSTFVIQTIDTAFKYNKVGLASAMAIILLFIVIVVSLIQKVVTSERKNV from the coding sequence ATGACAAAAAGTAAATTGAGTAAAGAATGGGAAAAACGGATTCTTGTTTTCTCTTTCACCATTATTCCAGTTCTTCTGTTGCTTGTCTTTTCATATTATCCATTGATAAAAATGATTCAATACAGTTTGACAGATTGGAATGGATACAGTCAAGATCCAAATTTTGTTGGGCTTGATAATTATAAAACGGTTTTAACAAATCCAAATTATTTTTCAGTTTTTAAAACAAGTCTGTACTACTTTATTGCAACATTTTTCCAATTAGGAATTGCACTGTTATTTGCTACGATTCTTTCATTCAAAGTGAAGTTTGCTAATTTCTGGAAAGGGATTTTATTCTTCCCATATCTTCTAAATGGTGTTGCGATTGGGTTTATCTTCCTTTATTTCTATAAAGGTGGCGGAACACTTGATACAGTTTTGAAAGCTGTTGGTCTTGGCGACCAAATCAGACTTTGGTTGGGAGATCGTTCAATCAATAATATCTCGCTTGCGTTTACATCTGTTTGGCGTTACACAGGGTTTAATTTCTTGGTGTTCTTAGGAGCGATTCAGTCTATTAACCCTGAAGTCTATGAGGCAGCTGAGATTGACGGTGCTAATCGCTGGGATCAATTTAGATACATTATCATTCCAAGTATTCGAAACATTGTCTTTCTTAATATTATCTTGGGTGTGAGTGGTTCACTAAGCGTCTTTGATATTCCATATATCATGACAGGTGGTTCAAATGAAACATCAACTTTCGTTATTCAAACCATTGATACAGCCTTCAAGTACAATAAAGTCGGTTTGGCATCGGCTATGGCAATCATTCTCTTGTTTATCGTTATTGTTGTTTCTTTGATTCAAAAGGTTGTTACTAGTGAAAGGAAGAATGTCTGA